In the genome of Mucilaginibacter defluvii, one region contains:
- a CDS encoding GAF domain-containing protein: MNDEYNRLKAVNRFISLNSSTSRDLAGIAELTARLCDAPVALITLLGKDTQWFKARKGVDMESTPRQIAFCNHTIKKRDVVVVPDMKLDVRYSSNPLVSGDPNARFYAGCPLITDDGYAVGSLCVVGFEPRELDVDEKNTLRMLARQAINLMQLDSNLRELELHHKNSLQNSMDLMDSELKLKAIFDSSSDQHVLVDRGMRIMAMNKATVSALHSVLNIIPEIGTHLFEYVDQHTGIELRQLVNQAFGGRSIKRELLVWRGTPHEGWREVKLVPIRNIINEVVGVAINAVDVTHNKLQEEQIRVQNEALTRIAIIQSHELRRPVASLLGLLHVMKLEQDKMGIEEYMEMMQLVVDELDQKIKLIVKDSEDTINSNLSIVA; the protein is encoded by the coding sequence ATGAACGACGAATACAACCGCCTTAAAGCCGTAAACAGGTTTATCTCTCTTAACTCATCAACAAGCCGCGATTTAGCCGGAATTGCGGAATTAACCGCCCGGCTGTGCGATGCCCCTGTAGCATTAATAACCCTTTTGGGTAAAGATACCCAATGGTTTAAAGCGCGTAAAGGTGTAGACATGGAAAGCACCCCCAGGCAAATCGCATTTTGTAATCATACCATAAAAAAGCGAGATGTTGTAGTGGTGCCTGATATGAAACTAGATGTGCGTTACTCGTCAAACCCGTTAGTTAGCGGCGATCCTAATGCCCGCTTTTACGCTGGTTGCCCGTTAATAACTGATGATGGCTATGCTGTAGGTAGCCTATGCGTAGTAGGATTTGAGCCGCGTGAATTAGATGTAGATGAAAAAAACACGCTCAGAATGCTGGCCCGCCAGGCCATTAACCTGATGCAGCTCGACTCCAACCTGCGTGAGCTGGAATTACATCATAAAAACTCCCTGCAAAACAGCATGGATCTGATGGACTCGGAGCTGAAGCTGAAAGCGATATTTGACAGCAGCAGCGATCAGCATGTACTGGTTGACCGCGGTATGCGCATCATGGCCATGAACAAAGCAACGGTATCAGCCCTGCACAGTGTGCTTAATATAATCCCCGAAATTGGTACCCATCTTTTTGAATATGTAGACCAACACACAGGGATTGAGTTAAGGCAGTTGGTTAACCAGGCATTTGGCGGCCGTTCTATCAAAAGAGAATTACTGGTATGGCGCGGCACGCCGCACGAGGGCTGGCGCGAAGTGAAGCTCGTGCCTATCCGCAACATTATAAATGAGGTGGTGGGTGTAGCTATAAACGCTGTTGATGTTACACATAACAAACTCCAGGAAGAGCAGATCAGGGTACAAAACGAGGCGCTTACACGGATAGCCATCATACAATCGCATGAATTGCGCCGCCCGGTGGCATCGTTGCTGGGGCTGCTGCATGTAATGAAGCTGGAGCAGGATAAAATGGGTATTGAGGAGTATATGGAGATGATGCAGCTGGTTGTTGATGAACTGGACCAGAAAATAAAACTGATTGTTAAAGACTCAGAAGATACCATTAATAGCAACCTGTCAATAGTAGCCTGA
- a CDS encoding cold-shock protein, with product MQKQGTVKFFNVTKGFGFIVPDSGEQEIFVHSTGLIDEIQENDKVEFEVENGRKGLNAVKVKVI from the coding sequence ATGCAAAAACAAGGAACAGTTAAATTTTTCAACGTTACAAAAGGTTTTGGTTTTATAGTGCCCGACAGTGGCGAACAAGAAATTTTTGTACACTCAACCGGCCTTATCGATGAGATACAGGAGAACGACAAAGTGGAGTTTGAGGTTGAAAACGGCCGTAAAGGCTTAAACGCGGTAAAAGTAAAAGTTATATAA
- a CDS encoding DUF92 domain-containing protein, protein MISATIAYILLLLLLAAGMLFSVKRRKLTRWAAFTGAITALLLYIGTGFAGVLLMTAFFIIGTAATSHKKYLKLKINGDDDNAPRDTWQVLANSGIAAILSVAAMLFPAHMDEMLLMIAGAFATAAADTASSELGVIYGRNFYNIISWKKDQRGLDGVISLEGTVLGLAGGLLIAMVYSLFAGFGWPVAAIALAGAAGNFADSLLGAILERKQVIDNNMVNFLATLAGAIVVALIA, encoded by the coding sequence ATGATCTCTGCCACCATCGCCTATATTTTGCTTTTACTGTTGCTTGCCGCAGGTATGCTGTTTTCGGTAAAGCGGCGCAAACTCACCCGCTGGGCTGCCTTTACGGGCGCTATAACCGCGTTGTTACTTTACATAGGCACCGGCTTTGCCGGCGTGCTGCTGATGACCGCATTTTTTATAATCGGCACCGCCGCTACATCACACAAAAAGTACCTGAAGCTAAAAATTAATGGTGATGATGATAACGCTCCGCGCGATACGTGGCAGGTACTGGCTAACAGCGGCATAGCGGCCATACTGTCGGTAGCTGCCATGCTGTTTCCGGCGCATATGGATGAAATGCTGCTGATGATTGCAGGCGCGTTCGCTACTGCCGCAGCCGATACCGCATCGAGCGAACTGGGCGTAATTTACGGGCGTAACTTTTATAATATCATCAGCTGGAAAAAAGATCAACGCGGGCTCGACGGCGTGATCAGCCTGGAAGGTACAGTGCTTGGTTTGGCGGGTGGCCTGTTAATAGCTATGGTTTACAGTTTGTTTGCCGGTTTCGGCTGGCCGGTTGCAGCCATAGCGCTGGCAGGCGCCGCAGGTAACTTTGCCGACTCACTTTTGGGCGCAATATTAGAACGCAAACAAGTGATTGATAACAACATGGTGAATTTTTTGGCTACGCTTGCCGGTGCAATAGTCGTTGCCCTGATTGCATAA
- a CDS encoding class I SAM-dependent methyltransferase, which produces MSDILGQAIYNYHHSDRVSKLWIYNRYGPREEMPVRTYFRNEDDMPDLEWCALNHCNGSVLDVGAGAGSHSLVLQQWNAAVTALDISPLATDVMRARGVADVIQADIFAYNARQYDTLLMLMNGIGIAGDLDGFRRFLRHAKTLLLPGGQLLFDSSDVAYLYPDGIPDRDYYGQISYQYAYKGERSEWFSWLYIDEKTMLEIAGEEGWQVEVIFEDEYGQYLAKLHPVSRL; this is translated from the coding sequence ATGAGCGATATTTTAGGACAGGCAATTTATAATTACCACCATAGCGATAGGGTGAGTAAGTTGTGGATATACAACCGTTACGGCCCACGCGAGGAAATGCCCGTACGCACTTACTTTAGGAATGAAGATGATATGCCCGACCTGGAATGGTGTGCCCTGAACCATTGCAATGGCAGCGTGCTCGACGTTGGCGCGGGAGCGGGAAGCCACAGCCTGGTGCTGCAGCAATGGAATGCCGCGGTAACCGCCCTCGATATATCTCCGCTGGCCACGGATGTTATGCGGGCGAGAGGGGTAGCCGATGTAATACAAGCGGATATATTTGCATACAACGCAAGGCAGTATGATACCTTGCTGATGCTGATGAACGGTATCGGTATAGCGGGAGACCTGGATGGCTTTCGGAGGTTTTTAAGACATGCCAAAACGCTTTTATTACCAGGCGGACAATTACTGTTTGATTCGTCGGACGTGGCATACCTGTATCCTGACGGCATACCCGATAGGGATTATTACGGGCAAATATCTTATCAATATGCCTACAAGGGCGAGCGTTCTGAATGGTTCAGTTGGTTGTATATCGACGAGAAAACAATGCTCGAAATAGCCGGCGAAGAAGGCTGGCAGGTTGAGGTGATTTTTGAGGACGAGTACGGCCAATATTTAGCTAAGCTTCATCCGGTAAGCCGTTTGTAA
- a CDS encoding HAMP domain-containing sensor histidine kinase — protein MIGEPAEFILEQRIFHTVCLVTVIALFLNVFSNLYIDMPQLAALMAGGIVLVAVAYYLSRICRWFTFSITLYNILSNCLLIANFFDNSGTRGPTALIFLLGCFINISVVPKKQYWFWIVANIVIVLGLMGLEYFDTSAVPSTYPDRESRYFDFMYSYLVVAVIISLITTYIRRSYDFERLRVEHKAEELEQSNLTKNKLYAILAHDLRAPLSSIQNYLEILSEFKLEESERMSIKKDLLNATQNTQKMLSNLLTWTKSQMEGVNVNLATVNVSDVLQTTLQIQKNEAQRKGITLISKLEDKAPVVADPDMLQLIVRNLINNAIKFSNNGGSIIVKSDYNDEECCISIIDTGIGIPPDQQAEMFSLRAKSTYGTGNEKGVGLGLLLCKEFTELQGGKIWFSSEPDQGTTFCIGLKVYRGDSFVKNELKAATRV, from the coding sequence ATGATCGGCGAGCCTGCGGAATTTATTCTGGAGCAGCGCATTTTTCACACGGTATGTTTGGTAACGGTTATTGCCCTCTTCCTCAACGTTTTTTCAAACCTTTATATTGATATGCCCCAACTGGCAGCCCTTATGGCAGGGGGGATTGTGCTGGTTGCAGTAGCTTACTACCTGTCGAGAATATGCCGCTGGTTTACCTTTAGTATCACTTTATATAATATACTAAGCAACTGCCTGCTGATAGCCAATTTTTTTGATAATTCAGGCACACGCGGCCCTACAGCGCTTATTTTTTTGCTGGGATGCTTTATCAATATATCGGTAGTGCCTAAAAAGCAATACTGGTTTTGGATTGTGGCGAATATCGTTATTGTGCTCGGCCTGATGGGATTAGAGTATTTTGATACCAGCGCCGTGCCTTCCACCTATCCAGATCGGGAGAGCCGTTATTTCGATTTCATGTACTCGTACCTGGTGGTTGCGGTTATTATTTCGCTTATTACTACCTACATCAGGCGCAGTTATGATTTTGAACGCCTGCGGGTAGAGCATAAGGCGGAAGAGCTTGAACAATCAAACTTAACTAAAAACAAACTGTACGCTATTTTAGCGCATGATTTGCGGGCACCCTTAAGTTCGATACAAAATTACCTTGAAATACTATCAGAGTTTAAGCTGGAGGAGAGCGAGCGGATGTCGATAAAAAAGGATTTGCTTAACGCTACCCAAAACACGCAGAAAATGCTGTCGAATTTGCTTACATGGACAAAATCGCAAATGGAAGGCGTAAATGTAAACCTGGCTACCGTTAATGTTAGCGACGTATTGCAAACCACCCTGCAAATTCAAAAGAACGAGGCGCAGCGTAAAGGCATAACGCTGATAAGCAAACTGGAAGATAAAGCCCCCGTTGTTGCCGACCCCGATATGCTGCAGCTTATTGTGCGTAACCTGATCAATAATGCCATAAAGTTCAGTAATAACGGCGGCAGTATCATCGTAAAATCCGATTATAATGATGAGGAATGCTGTATCAGCATAATTGATACAGGAATCGGCATCCCACCCGATCAGCAGGCAGAAATGTTTTCGTTGCGTGCCAAATCAACATATGGTACCGGCAATGAAAAAGGCGTAGGCCTCGGCCTGCTGCTATGCAAGGAGTTTACAGAATTACAGGGCGGTAAAATATGGTTCAGCAGCGAACCTGACCAAGGCACTACCTTTTGCATTGGCCTTAAAGTTTATCGTGGCGATAGCTTTGTAAAAAACGAGTTAAAGGCCGCTACCCGGGTATAA
- a CDS encoding Smr/MutS family protein, whose product MKHKLGDFVRFIDEKLEGYVTRIIDEQMIGVTGDDGFEIPVMASKVTSVYGHMDDAKEAEPKAATVTPIPAGEFIARGVYFAAVPDSRASSVVHFQLINTTSFQLLVSLYGEHDKKYKGEFAGIIQPKTSVQVYSAQLADLQVWPKLSVNIIYHTAQNVQPPSPLTYSEKFKAKDFAGAKQKLPVTGLQGWLFRLDEDELVIDAGKLKESFFKTAEEKADIVSKPENEVDLHIEKLRDDYHFLSSAEILKIQLDHFNKKLDAAIVHQLHEIVFIHGAGNGILRHELHKALGRNNKVQTFMDARKEKFGYGATKAVLK is encoded by the coding sequence ATGAAGCATAAGTTAGGCGATTTTGTAAGGTTTATTGACGAAAAACTGGAAGGCTATGTTACCCGCATAATTGACGAGCAGATGATTGGCGTTACGGGTGATGACGGGTTTGAGATTCCTGTTATGGCCAGCAAAGTCACATCTGTGTACGGGCATATGGATGACGCGAAGGAAGCCGAGCCCAAAGCAGCCACTGTTACTCCCATACCTGCGGGAGAATTTATCGCTCGCGGTGTATACTTTGCCGCAGTACCCGATAGCCGGGCAAGCTCGGTGGTTCATTTTCAGTTAATAAACACTACATCGTTCCAACTATTAGTTTCACTGTACGGCGAGCATGATAAAAAGTACAAAGGCGAGTTTGCCGGCATTATTCAGCCGAAAACAAGTGTGCAGGTATATTCCGCTCAATTGGCCGACCTGCAGGTATGGCCTAAGCTAAGCGTTAATATTATTTACCATACGGCTCAAAACGTGCAACCGCCTTCGCCGCTTACTTATTCCGAAAAATTTAAGGCCAAGGATTTTGCAGGAGCTAAGCAAAAACTGCCGGTAACTGGCTTACAGGGCTGGCTTTTCAGGCTTGATGAAGATGAACTGGTAATTGATGCAGGTAAACTAAAGGAAAGCTTTTTTAAAACTGCCGAAGAAAAAGCCGATATAGTTAGCAAACCCGAAAACGAAGTTGACCTGCATATCGAAAAACTGCGCGATGATTATCATTTTTTGAGCAGTGCCGAGATCCTGAAAATACAACTCGATCATTTTAATAAAAAGCTCGATGCAGCCATTGTACACCAGTTACACGAAATTGTATTTATACATGGCGCAGGCAACGGCATTTTAAGGCATGAATTACATAAAGCGCTTGGCCGCAACAACAAGGTGCAAACCTTTATGGACGCGCGAAAGGAAAAATTCGGCTATGGTGCAACAAAGGCGGTGTTAAAGTAG
- a CDS encoding DUF892 family protein — MKNVPGVNKLDNASFYTLFMHNLNRLYFGKRYLAGKINELIDLASFRSLKLGLEEFAEDLEKQIDRMDAIYKIIGEKPSDENCNPIKSIIRDNFCLDDPQNSAVVNDTDIMLYLQMLEHINITACHMLKLLADKLNNTEVKQLLIECFDEAVDNDGLFGLISKEYLGVE, encoded by the coding sequence ATGAAGAACGTGCCCGGTGTAAATAAGCTTGATAATGCATCATTTTATACCCTGTTTATGCATAACCTTAACCGGTTGTATTTTGGCAAACGATACCTTGCAGGTAAAATAAATGAATTGATTGACCTTGCTTCGTTCAGATCACTTAAGCTGGGTTTAGAAGAATTTGCTGAAGATTTAGAGAAACAGATTGATCGAATGGATGCGATATATAAAATTATCGGTGAAAAACCATCTGATGAAAATTGTAATCCTATCAAATCAATTATACGAGACAATTTTTGTCTTGATGATCCGCAGAACTCAGCAGTAGTTAATGATACTGATATTATGCTGTATTTGCAGATGCTTGAACATATTAATATTACTGCATGCCACATGCTTAAATTACTTGCCGATAAGCTTAATAACACGGAGGTAAAGCAATTGCTTATTGAGTGTTTTGATGAGGCCGTTGATAACGACGGACTATTTGGATTGATATCAAAAGAATACCTCGGGGTTGAATAA
- a CDS encoding M1 family metallopeptidase yields MLKKLLFTTLLGAAVYQTQAQSLYTPRDIKAAFAKQTRSPDGKPGKNYWQNRGRYNITVTVDPKTRNVNGTEQIIYINNSPDTLRLLNLKFILNTHRPGAARFSATDKDYLTEGIQVDKMQINGSTQKWNNEPSGTNRGVRLAKPLNPGDSLKLDIDWHFQASVQSGREGMLNPSTMFLAYFYPRVAVYDDYNGWDTLEFLDAQEFYNDFNDYTLNVKAPKNFIVWATGTLQNAKEVLQPEYYKRLQKSFTSDSTVHIATADDIAKKKVTAQKDLNTWTWTCTNISDVALAVSDNYVWDAASVIVDPKTKRRASMQAAFADSAADFHKVVQFGRHSLSWLSQNWPGVPYPFPKMTSVMGFADMEYPMMCNDSHTDSFDFTQFVQDHEIAHTWMPFYMGINESRYAFMDEGWATTFELLIGTAEFGKQKAESLFKQFRVAGWINNKSTYQDLPVITPSSELRMGYGNNAYGKPALSHLALKDMLGDELFKKALHGYMDRWNGKHPIPWDYFNSMSNVSGQDLNWFFNNWYFTNYYIDLAVQGVTKADGGYSVAVQNVGGFAVPFDVKVTYADGSTENLHQTPAVWKADQKQAAIAIKTTKTIQSVTLDGGIFMDATVRDNTFKL; encoded by the coding sequence ATGCTTAAAAAATTACTTTTTACAACCTTGCTTGGCGCTGCCGTTTACCAAACGCAGGCGCAAAGCCTTTACACGCCGCGTGATATTAAGGCGGCCTTTGCCAAACAAACCCGCTCGCCTGATGGTAAGCCCGGTAAAAACTACTGGCAAAACCGTGGCCGTTACAACATTACCGTAACGGTTGATCCAAAAACGCGCAATGTTAATGGTACCGAGCAAATTATTTATATCAACAATAGCCCGGATACGCTACGGTTGCTAAACCTCAAATTCATACTGAATACACACCGCCCGGGAGCAGCCCGTTTCTCGGCTACGGATAAGGATTACCTTACCGAAGGCATTCAAGTTGATAAAATGCAGATAAATGGCAGTACCCAAAAGTGGAACAACGAGCCATCAGGTACAAATCGCGGTGTTCGTTTAGCTAAACCCCTCAACCCCGGCGACTCGCTGAAACTGGATATCGACTGGCATTTTCAGGCATCGGTACAAAGCGGAAGGGAAGGGATGTTGAACCCGTCAACCATGTTCCTGGCGTATTTTTACCCGCGTGTAGCCGTGTACGATGATTATAACGGCTGGGACACTTTGGAATTTTTAGACGCGCAGGAGTTTTATAATGACTTTAACGACTATACCCTCAACGTAAAAGCGCCTAAAAATTTTATTGTTTGGGCTACCGGTACGCTGCAAAACGCCAAAGAGGTGTTACAGCCGGAGTATTACAAGCGCTTACAAAAATCGTTCACCAGCGACTCGACTGTTCATATAGCCACGGCTGATGACATCGCCAAAAAGAAAGTTACCGCGCAAAAGGACCTGAATACCTGGACATGGACCTGCACCAACATTAGCGATGTGGCCCTGGCCGTAAGCGATAATTATGTGTGGGATGCCGCCAGTGTGATTGTTGATCCGAAAACCAAACGCCGCGCCAGCATGCAGGCCGCCTTTGCCGATTCGGCCGCTGATTTTCATAAAGTGGTACAATTCGGCAGGCATAGCTTAAGCTGGTTATCACAAAACTGGCCGGGCGTACCTTACCCGTTCCCTAAAATGACCTCAGTAATGGGGTTTGCCGATATGGAATACCCGATGATGTGTAATGACAGCCATACCGATAGCTTTGATTTTACGCAGTTTGTTCAGGATCACGAGATTGCCCATACCTGGATGCCATTCTACATGGGTATAAACGAAAGCCGTTACGCGTTTATGGACGAAGGCTGGGCTACAACGTTTGAACTGCTGATTGGCACTGCCGAGTTTGGCAAGCAAAAAGCGGAGAGCTTATTTAAGCAATTCCGCGTGGCGGGTTGGATCAACAATAAATCAACCTATCAAGATCTGCCTGTAATTACGCCATCAAGCGAGTTGCGCATGGGTTACGGTAACAATGCTTACGGTAAGCCGGCCTTAAGCCATTTAGCGTTGAAGGATATGCTGGGCGACGAGCTGTTTAAAAAAGCCCTGCACGGTTATATGGACCGCTGGAATGGTAAACATCCAATTCCGTGGGACTATTTTAATTCAATGAGCAACGTATCAGGGCAGGACCTGAACTGGTTTTTTAATAACTGGTATTTTACCAATTATTATATCGACCTGGCTGTACAAGGCGTTACCAAAGCTGATGGTGGTTACAGTGTGGCTGTACAAAACGTTGGTGGCTTCGCGGTGCCGTTTGATGTAAAGGTAACTTATGCCGATGGCAGCACCGAAAACCTGCATCAAACACCTGCAGTTTGGAAAGCCGATCAAAAGCAAGCGGCAATCGCCATAAAAACCACCAAAACGATACAAAGCGTAACGCTTGACGGTGGTATATTTATGGATGCAACAGTGAGAGACAATACATTTAAATTGTAA
- a CDS encoding YtxH domain-containing protein, with translation MKDQSKLVAALLIGAAAGAAAALLLAPDSGKATREEIADYFSDLLDSTKEKANKAASSVKEYSNDIVDRAKSKFQHAKENVSDYTDTLVDTAKAKGSEYAGEAKGTVKETANNWNNSVQNS, from the coding sequence ATGAAAGATCAATCAAAATTAGTTGCCGCGTTATTAATAGGCGCTGCAGCAGGTGCGGCAGCAGCTTTATTGCTGGCACCAGACAGCGGTAAAGCTACCCGTGAAGAAATTGCTGATTACTTTAGCGACCTGCTCGACTCAACTAAAGAGAAAGCCAACAAAGCTGCTTCAAGTGTTAAAGAGTACAGCAACGATATTGTTGACCGCGCAAAATCAAAATTCCAACATGCTAAAGAGAATGTATCTGACTATACCGATACACTTGTTGATACAGCAAAAGCTAAAGGCAGCGAATATGCTGGTGAAGCTAAGGGTACTGTAAAAGAGACTGCTAACAATTGGAACAATTCTGTACAGAATTCATAA